One genomic window of Nicotiana sylvestris chromosome 10, ASM39365v2, whole genome shotgun sequence includes the following:
- the LOC104248958 gene encoding uncharacterized protein, producing MFNSCICGNFHHKEEDDDMETVSPCSTPKRSKRTSLSRTKDSKYNPYADRGLDKFSALLANLEDKKQNIYTQMGSDDISFVRFVFSNSDSVKPIVVKLKDKNQISSDDTNDDKQMIKKKSEFVDKQTTHEASSEIQERKVESKRRILKKKFYRNLKLANFKKPAYYLPLAIILILVFLAIYGRSFAILCTSIGWYLIPMIRSSTRRPKRKKEYVRKLSAKRVTINEGPTTDKLLARKHGQKSS from the coding sequence ATGTTCAATTCTTGTATTTGTGGAaactttcatcataaagaagaagatgatgatatGGAAACAGTAAGCCCTTGTTCAACTCCTAAAAGATCAAAGAGAACTTCATTATCAAGAACCAAAGACAGCAAATATAATCCTTATGCAGACCGTGGCCTAGACAAATTTTCTGCACTCTTAGCCAATCTTGAAGACAAGAAACAAAATATTTATACGCAAATGGGATCTGATGATATATCATTCGTTCGTTTCGTTTTCTCGAATTCGGATTCAGTCAAACCTATTGTTGTCAAGTTGAAGGATAAAAACCAAATATCAAGTGACGACACAAATGATGATAAGCAAATGATCAAGAAGAAGTCGGAATTTGTTGATAAGCAGACTACTCACGAGGCCTCAAGTGAAATTCAAGAACGAAAAGTTGAATCAAAGAGAAGGATACTGAAGAAGAAATTTTATAGGAATTTGAAGTTGGCAAATTTTAAGAAGCCAGCTTATTATTTGCCATTGGCTATAATATTGATATTGGTTTTTCTAGCTATTTATGGAAGGTCTTTTGCAATATTGTGCACCTCAATTGGATGGTACTTAATTCCCATGATAAGATCAAGCACAAGAAGGCCAAAAAGGAAGAAGGAATATGTGAGAAAGTTGAGTGCAAAAAGAGTTACTATAAATGAAGGACCAACTACAGATAAATTGCTTGCTAGGAAACATGGCCAAAAGAGCAGCTAG